The following DNA comes from Gammaproteobacteria bacterium.
CTCGGCCGACCGCCGCGTCTCCTCTGCCTGGCGGCTGGCCTGGGCGGCGTTGTCCGCGTTCTGCTTCACGGTCGAGGTGAGTTCCTCCATGCTGGAGGCGGTCTCCTCCAGTGACGAGGCCTGCTGTTCGGTGCGCTGGGACAGGCTGTCATTGCCGGCCGCGATGCCGCTCGCGGTATGATTGAAACCAGTGGCCTTGCACACCACGTCCGCGACGATGCCCTGCAGCGTCCCCTTCATGATGTTGAGGGCATAGAGCAGGTCGCCGAACTCGTCCTTGCGACCGGCCGTTACCTCGACGTTGAGATCACCGGCGGTGATCGCGTTCGCCACCCGCACCGCCTCGCGCAAGGGACGCACGATCAGGCGCGTCATATAGAGTTCCATCGCGATCAGCAGGGCGATGTTCACGCCAACCATGACGCCGGTCGGCACCCCCATGAACGACAGGCCGATTGCGGTGAAGGTCAGCAGCGCGATGCCGATGTTCAGCCGCGCCTTCACACTCGGTGTGGCCAGTTTTCCCAGCCAGCCGCGCAGCCCGCGATGCACCACGTGGCCTTCCTTGATGCGCAAATGATTGGCGCGCCCCTCGCGTACCAGGCGATAGGTGTTCTCCGCCCATTCCACCTGCTCGCGGGTCGGACGCGAGCGCATCGACACATAGCCGGCGATCTCGCCGTTCTCGACGATCGGGTTGACATTGGCCTCGACCCAGTAGTGGTCACCGTTCTTGCAGCGGTTCTTCACCAGGCCACGCCAGGGTTTGCCGGCCTTGAGGGTATTCCACAGGTCCTCGAAGGCCTCCGGCGGCATGTCGGGGTGGCGCACGATGTTGTGCGCCTTGCCGATCAGCTCTTCCTTGCTGAAGCCGCTGATGTCCTCGAAGGTACGGTTCACATAGGTGATGCGGCCCTTGGTGTCGGTCTTCGAGACGATCCGTTCGTGGTCGCCGAAGTGGCGTTCGACATTGCTTACCGGCCCGTTGTTACGCATGGCTTATTCCTCGATCCGTGTAATTATTGGCAGGCTTCCCTGCCCTGAAAACTCTCCGCAACTCGTCCTGTCAGAACTCCTGCCATTCTTCCGCGCTGCTGCCATTGACCTTGCCATTGACGCGGGCCGCCGGCGATGGCATCGAAAACTCGTCGTCCTGCGCGACGTTCTGCTCCTGGCTGCGGCGGGCGGCCGCCGGCAGGCGCACCTTGATGCCCTTGGATTCCTTGCCGGAGGATTTCGCCTCGGCCCGGGGCGCCGGCGCGGTCGGCGCCATCGGTGTTGTCGCCATTGACGCGGTGCCGCCGTTGATCTTGAAACGGGTCATCAGGTCGCTCATGACCGTGGCCTGCTCCTCCATGGAACGGCTCGCCGCCGAGGCCTGTTCCACCAGGGCCGCGTTCTGCTGCGTCATCTCGTCCATCTGCATCACCGCCTTGCTGACCTGCTCGATGCCGGACGACTGCTCCTGGCTCGCAGCCGCGATCTCGGCGACGATGTCCGTTACCTTCTTCACGCTGGACACGATCTCTTCCAGCGTCTTGCCCGACTGGTCGACCAGATGGGCGCCGTCGTCGACCTTCCGCACCGAATCACTGATCAGGTCCTTGATCTCCTTGGCGGAGGTGGCGCTGCGCTGGGCCAGGTTGCGCACCTCGGCGGCGACCACCGCGAAGCCGCGGCCCTGTTCACCCGCGCGCGCGGCCTCGACCGCCGCGTTCAGCGCCAGCAGGTTGGTCTGAAACGCGATTTCGTCGATCACCCCGATGATGTCCTCGACCTTCTTGGAGGAGGCATTGATGTCCTGCATCGCATTCATCGCGCGCGCGACCACATCGCTGCCCTTCTCCGCGACCTCACGGGCCGCGTTGGCAAGCTGGTTCGCCTGGCGCGCATTGTCGGCGTTCTGCTTCACCGTCGAGGTGAGTTCTTCCATCGAGGACGCGGTCTCCTCCAGGGAGGACGCCTGTTCCTCGGTGCGCTGTGACAGATTGATGTTGCCGGCGGCGATCTCGCGCGCCCCGGTGGCGACAGACACGCTCGCCTCGCTTA
Coding sequences within:
- a CDS encoding Tar ligand binding domain-containing protein, with the protein product MFKNISIKARLVFVLGMLAVLLMVNGGFGLYGLKQTNGNLQKVYERDTANVLLLSDIERMLLKNRIALFIATSDPSEDTIRLRTAEVEKNISEINRLWDEYSKTEMSTEDRALADDFATILPRFIQEGVRPAVAQLREGKVEDASRHLVYVLFALSLALEPRMDALMGVQQEHAKQSYEASQATYSQAQLIAFGCIGVGLLVAVVVGFMLVRAIVNPLNEAVRVAHDIANGDLTKSIQVRTRDETGKLLGAMKQMSMKLAEMVGKVSEASVSVATGAREIAAGNINLSQRTEEQASSLEETASSMEELTSTVKQNADNARQANQLANAAREVAEKGSDVVARAMNAMQDINASSKKVEDIIGVIDEIAFQTNLLALNAAVEAARAGEQGRGFAVVAAEVRNLAQRSATSAKEIKDLISDSVRKVDDGAHLVDQSGKTLEEIVSSVKKVTDIVAEIAAASQEQSSGIEQVSKAVMQMDEMTQQNAALVEQASAASRSMEEQATVMSDLMTRFKINGGTASMATTPMAPTAPAPRAEAKSSGKESKGIKVRLPAAARRSQEQNVAQDDEFSMPSPAARVNGKVNGSSAEEWQEF
- a CDS encoding PAS domain-containing protein — encoded protein: MRNNGPVSNVERHFGDHERIVSKTDTKGRITYVNRTFEDISGFSKEELIGKAHNIVRHPDMPPEAFEDLWNTLKAGKPWRGLVKNRCKNGDHYWVEANVNPIVENGEIAGYVSMRSRPTREQVEWAENTYRLVREGRANHLRIKEGHVVHRGLRGWLGKLATPSVKARLNIGIALLTFTAIGLSFMGVPTGVMVGVNIALLIAMELYMTRLIVRPLREAVRVANAITAGDLNVEVTAGRKDEFGDLLYALNIMKGTLQGIVADVVCKATGFNHTASGIAAGNDSLSQRTEQQASSLEETASSMEELTSTVKQNADNAAQASRQAEETRRSAEKGGEVVAKAVDAMSGINQASKKIADIIGVIDEIAFQTNLLALNAAVEAARAGEQGRGFAVVAGEVRNLAQRSATSAKEIKDLINDSVLKVEAGTELVNASGRTLTEIVDGVAKMTAIVAEIAAASREQSAGIEQVNQAVMQMDDLTQQNATLVEEAAQTSRTLELESKGLIQMMDFFQMACAPGARGAVPRVRPSAGAPAKVVRPRPEAAVEEVPAALLTQARRSSGASSEWSQF